The Clarias gariepinus isolate MV-2021 ecotype Netherlands chromosome 4, CGAR_prim_01v2, whole genome shotgun sequence genome window below encodes:
- the ceacam1 gene encoding carcinoembryonic antigen-related cell adhesion molecule 1, translating to MESKCFCCFAFFITVYITGVTSVSLIPSANPLAVGENVTITLNPQMNITVGSWLLGGNILVTFYPGGIAVNDSYRGRISLNTSTSQISLYSVQVSDSGLLVLQAFIPTVNAQLQLSVQEKITNVSLTVSNTNLVEFNDSVTFTCTASGTPLVYTWYNGSSEVTAAKAQLINNGGGLVINNVTRYDTGPFHCSVANNISSEASSSIYLNVSYGPSNLTMTVLPNRVQYISGSNITLSCSCDSVPSALIQWSYDGISLNTISPTLQLSNISQNQTGDYACIAYNNVTLRYDTVTRTLNITDPLSAVPIVTLGEPPIYNNSFALTCDITGPVDSVYWIKDGVHLFPDRTHSLSNQNKTLTFNQLSLSDDGKYQCAASNSVSNVTSIAYILIVNYGPWSPAISGPAIAEVGSNVTLNCSAFSQPASQYSWFFQGSRVAEGAVYQAYSLSLNSSGEYVCLAQNNITGGNSSATWNLTVIVGISSVVVTPSTLIPVASKDMQLFCNVTGIFKSIHWLKDSQPLNTTTTISMNDTTVDFHPLQITDDGSYQCVATNIFRAHHSQPFSLIVNYGPVDVTITANNNINIVLLCNAKSQPPSVYQWLFNNIVIKEDATLVLPLMTPVGNTYTCVAKNPLTNNTLSKSYVLPDRSAAAPLQTNVLLTTLCALVLPALMLMKPF from the exons ATGGAGTCTAAATGTTTCTGTTGCTTTGCCTTTTTCATCACAGTCTACATAACAG GAGTCACCTCTGTGAGTCTGATTCCATCTGCGAATCCTCTGGCTGTGGGAGAAAATGTCACTATTACTCTAAATCCTCAGATGAACATCACTGTTGGAAGTTGGTTGTTAGGTGGGAACATCCTGGTGACTTTTTACCCAGGTGGTATTGCAGTGAATGACAGTTACAGAGGGCGAATTTCATTGAACACATCCACAAGTCAGATCTCTCTGTACTCAGTACAAGTGAGTGATTCTGGTCTCCTTGTACTGCAAGCCTTTATCCCGACTGTAAACGCGCAACTTCAATTGTCTGTCCAGG AGAAAATCACGAATGTGTCTCTGACAGTAAGTAACACAAACCTGGTGGAGTTTAATGACAGTGTCACATTCACCTGCACTGCCAGTGGCACACCATTAGTGTACACATGGTATAATGGCAGTTCAGAGGTCACAGCTGCCAAGGCTCAACTCATTAATAATGGAGGTGGTCTGGTTATTAACAATGTAACAAGATATGACACTGGGCCTTTCCACTGTTCTGTGGCGAATAACATCAGCAGTGAAGCAAGCAGTTCAATTTATCTCAATGTCAGCT ATGGTCCCAGCAACCTGACAATGACAGTTCTGCCAAACAGGGTGCAGTACATTTCAGGATCCAACATCACTTTGTCCTGTTCTTGTGACTCTGTACCTTCCGCATTAATCCAATGGTCATACGATGGCATTTCACTAAATACTATTAGCCCAACCCTTCAGCTTAGCAACATCTCACAGAACCAGACAGGAGATTATGCCTGCATTGCCTATAACAATGTAACTCTCAGATATGACACAGTCACCAGAACTCTCAACATCACTG acccATTATCGGCTGTTCCAATTGTGACTCTTGGTGAACCACCAATATACAACAATTCGTTTGCCCTGACCTGTGACATCACAGGACCCGTGGACTCTGTTTACTGGATAAAAGATGGCGTGCACCTGTTTCCTGATCGCACACATTCTCTCTCCAACCAAAATAAGACACTTACATTCAATCAACTGTCTTTGTCTGATGATGGAAAATACCAGTGTGCAGCAAGCAATTCTGTGAGCAATGTGACCAGCATAGCCTACATTCTGATAGTTAACT ATGGTCCGTGGTCCCCTGCAATTTCTGGCCCAGCCATAGCTGAAGTAGGTTCTAATGTGACATTAAATTGCTCTGCCTTCTCTCAACCTGCCAGTCAATACAGCTGGTTCTTCCAAGGTTCTCGAGTGGCAGAGGGCGCTGTGTATCAGGCTTACTCTCTTTCACTAAACAGCAGTGGAGAATACGTTTGTCTAGCCCAAAATAACATCACAGGAGGAAACAGCAGTGCTACATGGAACTTAACTGTCATTG tggGAATTTCCTCAGTGGTGGTGACTCCTAGTACTCTTATCCCTGTGGCATCCAAGGATATGCAGCTCTTCTGTAATGTGACTGGCATTTTTAAAAGCATCCATTGGCTAAAAGACAGCCAGCCATTAAATACAACAACCACAATATCCATGAATGACACCACTGTAGATTTCCATCCTCTTCAGATCACTGATGATGGATCATATCAGTGTGTTGCCACAAATATTTTCCGAGCACATCATAGCCAGCCGTTCAGTTTAATAGTTAACT ATGGGCCAGTGGACGTGACTATAACAGCTAACAACAATATCAACATTGTTTTACTTTGCAATGCGAAGTCTCAGCCACCAAGTGTTTACCAATGGCTCTTCAACAACATTGTCATTAAAGAGGATGCCACATTAGTTTTACCCCTAATGACTCCTGTGGGTAACACATACACCTGTGTGGCCAAAAACCCTCTGACCAATAACACATTGTCTAAATCCTATGTTCTTCCAG ACCGTAGTGCAGCAGCTCCTCTTCAGACTAACGTGTTGCTGACAACCTTGTGTGCTCTTGTTTTGCCTGCATTAATGCTGATGAAGCCCTTTTAA
- the pafah1b3 gene encoding platelet-activating factor acetylhydrolase IB subunit gamma, giving the protein MSNEDSNPAATPTPCTDIHGDGRWMSLHNRFVSDSKGKEPDVLFVGDSLIQLMHEFEVWRKLFSPLHSLNFGIGGDATQHVLWRLVNGELDHICPKVVVLWVGTNNHGHTPEQICGGIMAIVNVVHEQLPQTHVLVLGVLPRGKSPNPLRERNAQVNALVQAELASLSYGSFLDVDPGFIQTDDSISHQDLYDYLHLTAQAYQKVCQPIHTQIKALLEMHAP; this is encoded by the exons ATGAGTAACGAAGATAGCAACCCTGCAGCCACCCCCACCCCCTGTACTGACATACATGGTGATGGACGATGGATGTCACTG CACAATCGATTTGTGTCAGACAGTAAAGGGAAGGAACCAGATGTGCTCTTTGTTGGAGACTCACTTATCCAACTGATGCATGAGTTTGAG GTGTGGAGAAAGTTGTTCTCCCCACTCCATTCTCTAAATTTTGGGATTGGTGGAGATGCAACACAGCATGTCCTATGGAGGCTTGTTAATGGAGAACTGGACCACATCTGCCCCAAG GTGGTTGTGTTGTGGGTGGGAACTAATAATCATGGCCACACCCCCGAGCAGATCTGTGGAGGAATCATGGCAATTGTTAACGTTGTCCATGAGCAATTGCCTCAAACTCATGTTCTTGTACTG GGTGTTTTGCCGAGAGGGAAGAGCCCAAACCCACTGCGGGAACGTAATGCGCAAGTGAATGCCCTGGTGCAGGCTGAATTGGCATCTCTCTCCTATGGTTCCTTTCTGGACGTCGATCCTGGATTCATCCAAACCGATGACTCCATCTCACACCAAGACCTATATGACTATCTCCATCTCACAGCACAGGCCTATCAAAAAGTGTGTCAGCcgatacacacacagattaaagCTCTGCTAGAAATGCATGCACCCTGA